A part of bacterium genomic DNA contains:
- a CDS encoding ExsB family transcriptional regulator, with translation MKIKEIKAKYLKPHKFIEQKINEISALVGDGKAINALSGGVDSSTVTMLGHRALGDRLHTYFIDNGLMRQGELERVVSLFKGFGINVNVVDAKDKFFNSLKGITDPEAKREAIVQTFYKDVFGKLVIESGAKYLLQGTILTDVDETVAGIKRQHNVFEQLGIDPEEAFGYKIIEPLIQLRKDGVRKVAKALGLPKSVYNRIPFLGPALAGRIIGEVTPEKVKIVRQATTITEEELSNTHAFQYMAILHEDRVTGIRDGKRDYGLQIEIRCWDSIDARTATPTRLPYKTLDRLVKRITTEVTGIVSVTYNITTKPPSTMEAV, from the coding sequence ATGAAAATTAAAGAAATAAAAGCAAAGTATTTAAAGCCACATAAATTTATAGAACAAAAGATAAATGAAATCTCTGCTCTTGTTGGCGATGGTAAAGCTATCAATGCTTTATCAGGTGGTGTCGATTCATCTACTGTAACTATGCTTGGCCATCGTGCTTTGGGTGATAGACTCCATACATATTTTATTGATAACGGCTTGATGAGACAGGGTGAGCTGGAACGAGTTGTGTCTTTATTCAAAGGATTTGGTATCAATGTAAATGTTGTGGATGCTAAAGACAAATTCTTTAATTCATTGAAAGGAATAACAGACCCTGAAGCCAAAAGGGAAGCCATTGTTCAGACCTTTTATAAGGATGTCTTTGGTAAGCTTGTGATAGAAAGCGGTGCAAAATACCTTTTGCAGGGCACTATTTTAACCGATGTAGACGAAACTGTTGCAGGAATAAAAAGACAACACAATGTTTTTGAGCAGTTGGGCATTGACCCTGAAGAAGCTTTTGGCTATAAAATTATTGAACCTTTAATTCAGCTTCGTAAGGATGGTGTAAGAAAAGTAGCAAAAGCACTGGGGTTGCCAAAGAGTGTATACAATAGAATACCTTTTTTAGGGCCAGCTTTAGCTGGTAGAATAATAGGAGAAGTGACTCCAGAAAAGGTAAAAATAGTAAGACAAGCAACTACTATTACTGAGGAAGAGCTATCAAATACTCATGCTTTCCAGTATATGGCAATTTTACACGAAGATAGAGTCACAGGAATACGCGACGGAAAAAGAGACTACGGTTTACAAATAGAAATCAGATGCTGGGATAGCATTGATGCAAGAACAGCAACACCTACAAGATTACCTTACAAAACTTTGGATAGGCTGGTAAAAAGGATAACAACAGAAGTTACTGGTATTGTATCAGTAACTTATAATATAACTACAAAGCCACCATCTACTATGGAAGCAGTTTAA
- a CDS encoding DNA-3-methyladenine glycosylase, giving the protein MQREFYANSVKKVAKALLGKVLIHQTSEGVTKGMIVETEAYYGDKDPASHAYGGKRTKRNEVMWGPPGYAYVYFTYGMHYMLNVVTGHKDEARAVLIRAVEPLYGIELMKKRRKVSNLKTLTNGPAKVTQAFGITHKENGADLVNSNLRIEEGNSVRGLTSKFDIVATTRIGIKAGKAMKLRFYIKNNKRCHLKFVSKL; this is encoded by the coding sequence ATGCAGAGAGAGTTTTACGCTAATTCTGTAAAGAAAGTAGCTAAGGCACTGCTTGGCAAGGTACTTATTCATCAAACTTCTGAAGGAGTAACTAAAGGGATGATAGTAGAAACTGAAGCCTATTATGGTGACAAAGACCCCGCCTCCCATGCATACGGTGGAAAAAGGACCAAAAGAAACGAGGTAATGTGGGGACCACCCGGTTATGCTTATGTTTACTTCACTTATGGTATGCACTATATGCTAAATGTAGTAACAGGACACAAAGATGAAGCTCGTGCAGTGTTAATAAGGGCAGTTGAACCATTGTATGGAATAGAACTAATGAAAAAAAGGAGAAAAGTGAGTAACTTAAAAACCCTTACTAATGGACCTGCAAAGGTGACACAAGCTTTTGGCATAACTCATAAGGAGAATGGGGCTGATTTAGTAAATAGTAATTTACGAATTGAGGAAGGAAATTCAGTAAGAGGTCTGACCTCAAAATTTGATATTGTAGCCACTACAAGAATAGGCATAAAAGCAGGTAAAGCAATGAAACTCAGATTTTATATTAAGAACAATAAGAGGTGCCACCTCAAATTTGTGTCAAAGCTTTAG